The Proteus terrae subsp. cibarius genome contains the following window.
TTCTGTTGGCTTAACGATGCATAAGTACCAGTTTCAATAATTTGGCCTTTTTCCATCACCCAAATTTGGTCATAACCTAAAGTCTCTTCAAGTAGATGAGTAATAAGCAAGGTCGTTTGATTTAATGAGGCATTATTAAGCGCATGCATCACACGTTGTTCGCTATGAGAATCAAGGCTTGCTGCAGGCTCATCTAATAACAAAAATTGACAAGGTGACAATAAAGCACGAGCAACAGCAATACGCTGAGCCTGACCAACAGAAAGGCGTGCAGCACTATCGCCAATAATCGTATTTAAGCCGTCAGGTAATTCATTAATAAAATCGCTGACATAGGCTTTTTCAATGGCAAGATTGATTTGTTCATCGCTGGCATTAGGATTGCTTAAGCGAATATTATCCAGCAAGGTTTGTTCTGGTAAATTAGGATTTTGACCAACCCAGCTTAAACATTGACGCCAAGCTTCAGGGGAGAGCTGTGTTAATTCAATACCATTAACTTTTAATGAGCCACGATAAGGTAAAAAACCGAGTAGTGCATTTAACAACGAGCTTTTACCTGCACCACTAAGACCCACAATCGCAATTCGCTGATTAGGATTAATGGTAAAGTTTAATGGGCCCGCCAGTTTGACACCTTGATGAGATAGAATTTCTAGCTCATGGGCTGTTATCTCGATACTGTCTGTTGCATTGATACGCTCATTGCCTATGAATTGTGGCTTTTCACCTTCGGCTTCTAAAAATTCAACCAAAGATTCAGCCGCACCAATCGCTTGTGCTTTTGCATGATAGTACGTTCCTAAATCACGCAACGGTTGGAAAAATTCAGGGGCTAAGATCAACGCCAAAAAGCCTGAGAAAAGGGTAACACCTAAACCATAACTACCGAAATTAAGCTCACCTAAGTAAGAAAAACCAAAGTAAACCGCCACAACTGCGATGGAAACAGCGGTAAAGAATTCCAATACACCTGATGAAAGGAAGGCCATTCTTAGCACTTCCATTGTTCGTTTACGGAAATCTTCTGTTGCTTCAGTAATCTGTTTAACTTCTGCATTACCACGGTTAAATAACCGTAATGTATCTAATCCTCTTAATCTATCGAGGAAATTACCACTTAAACGACCTAATGCGAGAAAATTTCTACGGTTAGCATCTGCTGCACCTAATCCAACTAATGCCATAAATAACGGGATCAGTGGGGCGGTGAAAAATAGGATCAAGCCAGCAGCCCAGTTAACAGGGAAGATGGTGATAAGGATAAGAATAGGCACAATAGTGGCAAGATACATTTGCGGAATATAACGCGCATAGTAATCTTGCATATCTTCTATTTGTTCTAGAATAATTGTTGCCCAATTCCCCGCAGGTTTACCTTTAACCCAAACAGGTCCTAGCTCTTCAAGTCTATCAAGAACAATTTTACGAATTTGTTGCCTGACCGCCATACCACAGCGATAACCTACACGCTCTCGTATTGCCATCACCACAGCTCGTAAGATAAAAATACCAATAAGGGTGAGAAAGGTAGGTATATGCGTATCACGACTTAGACTGTCCATGATAAATGCTTGAAGTAAAACAGCTAATAACCATGCTTGCGCAATAATTAATAAACCGCTTACAACACCTAGGATCATTGATAGCCGTAGCCATCTACGGGCTGGAGCACTTTGCTGTTTCAGCCATCGAACCAATTCACTTTGTTTAGTTTTATCCATAAGAAAAGATTCAAATCTGCAGGTGAGATACAAAGTATCAGAAAGGCCAAGGGTAAGTAGTTATACGCTTTGGCAACCAGGCTAGTATGTTACATGGTAAAAGGCGCTACTGAAATAGCGCCTTGAAAGGAAGTGATGATTTTAGTTGGATTTTAGTGCGTCTAAGTAACGTTCTGCATCTAAAGCAGCCATACAGCCTGTGCCAGCAGAGGTAATTGCTTGACGATAAATGTGATCCATTACGTCACCAGCTGCAAAAACACCCTCGATAGAGGTTTGTGTTGCATTACCTTGAGTACCTGATTGTACTTTGATGTAACCGTTGTCTAATTCTAATTGACCGTCAAAAATAGCGGTGTTAGGGCTATGTCCAATCGCAATAAAGACGCCCATAACATCTAATTCTTCGGTTTTATCACTCTTAGTGTCTTTTAAGCGAACTTTCGTTACACCCATATCATCGCCAAGAACTTCGTCTAAGGTACGATCAGTATGCAAAATAATATTGCCACTGTTTACTTTATCCATTAAACGGTTAATTAAGATCTTTTCAGAACGGAAAGAATCACGACGGTGGATCAGATGAACTTCTGATGCAATATTAGATAAATAAAGAGCTTCTTCTACAGCCGTATTTCCGCCACCGACAACGGCAACTTTTTGGTTACGATAGAAAAAACCATCACAGGTTGCACAAGCAGAAACGCCTCGGCCTTTAAAAGATTCTTCTGAAGGTAAACCGATATAGCGTGCAGAAGCACCCGTTGCGATAATTAATGCGTCACAAGTGTATTCTTGTTCATCACCAAATAGGCGGAATGGGCGGTTTTTCAGATCGACTTTATTAATATGGTCAGAGATAATCTCTGTATTAAATTTCTCAGCGTGCTGAAACATGCGGTCCATTAAGCCAGGACCTGTTAGCCCCTCAGGGTCTCCGGGCCAGTTTTCGACTTCTGTTGTTGTTGTCAGCTGACCGCCTTTTTCAACACCCGTAATCAGTACTGGTTCTAAGTTTGCTCTTGCAGCATAAACGGCGGCGGTATAACCCGCAGGGCCTGAACCTAAAATAATAAGTTTGCTATGTTTGATGGTGCTCATGTGTACCTCATCTCTGATTAGGCGTGATGCGAATTGAGGGATTGTAGGAGAAATAAGACGTTAAAAAAAGCCAATGACGAGAAATAGACATAATATTTTAGCTATTTTAGCAATAGTTAATACTAATATAGTTTAATAATTATAGAGTTATATTGGGCTAACATCATCGAATTAACCTGAAACATTTTGCTTTACAATTGATGTTTATCTTGCGTATATAGAGAATAACATAGCGCCTTGTTCTGATTTTTACTCATTTGCTTTGACAATCCGCTGTACATTTGCGAAAACATGATTGTTAAAGATAATTATCCTCGGATGTTATACGTAATATTTTTTAGACAGACAGGGTATAGGATAGTTACTTTACGATATTTGCTAATGAGTATTTAGATAAAATAGAACTTTTATCTGGCATTAAAAGAAAATAGATTGGTAGTTTGCTCTGACCGTTTGATACCGAAGTTTCGACAGTGATGCTGATGGTGTACAGGTATGGGTATAGGAAAATAAAGTAAGAGAAAGAGAGTATAGAGATGATTGATAATAAAAAACGTCCGGGTAAAGATCTTGATAGAATAGACCGGAATATTCTAAATGAGCTTCAAAAAGATGGTCGTATTTCAAACGTTGAGCTATCTAAACGTGTAGGCTTATCACCAACGCCTTGTTTAGAGCGTGTACGTCGTTTAGAGCGCCAAGGATTTATTTCTGGTTATACAGCACTGTTAAACCCACATTACTTAGATGCATCATTATTAGTATTTGTGGAAATCACACTAAACCGTGGTGCACCAGATGTTTTTGAACAATTCAATATGGCTGTTCAGAAACTTGAAGAAATCCAAGAATGTCATTTAGTTTCTGGTGATTTTGACTATCTGTTGAAAACTCGTGTACCTGATATGTCCGCTTACCGTAAATTACTAGGTGAAACACTGTTACGTCTTCCGGGTGTTAATGACACACGTACATACGTGGTTATGGAAGAAGTTAAACAAAGTAACCGCCTTGTAATTAAAACTCGCTAAGCCAACTTAATAGGTTGGTGCAAAACAGGAAAAATTTAGGTACACTCCTGTTTATGCATACAGTTTCAACGCTGGGACATCTCAGCGTTGTTCCGTTTTAATTCACCCTAAGTTAAACCTGGAGAGCCCTCTTTGAGCCAGGAATATACAGAAGATAAAAATATTCGTTTAACAAAGATAAGCAACCGTCGCCGTATTTGGGAGGCTATTCTCATCCTTATCGGCATTGGCGCTGTCTTTTTAATGGTTTCATTACTTAGCTTTCATCCCTCTGATCCTAGCTGGTCACAAACCACTTGGAATGAGCCTATCCAGAATTTAGGCGGCAGTATCGGAGCATGGTTAGCTGATATTCTATTTTCTGCATTTGGTTTACTTGCCTATGCAATTCCTGTCGTCGTGGTTTTTGGGTGCTGGAATTCTCTACGCTACCAACAAAACCGTGAATACACCGACTTCTTTTCCCTTGCACTTCGCACGATTGGTGCCTTGGCTCTGATCTTTACCTCTTGTGCATTAGCTGATCTTAATTTTGATGATATCTATAATTTCAGCTCTGGTGGTGTAATTGGAAGCTTGTTTAGCAAAGCTCTATTGCCGTGGTTTAATGTTTTAGGCGCTACTCTTGCCCTGTTATCTGTTTGGGCTATTGGTTTTACTCTGTTTACTGGTTGGTCTTGGTTAACAATCACAGAAAAAATTGGTGCCGTTATTTTGGGAAGTGTTGGTTTTATTACCAATAGAGGCCAAAATGAAGCTGATTACGCAGATGAAGAAGAGGAAGATGGCACTCAAGATGTTGCTACAGAAATAGCTGAAAATTCAAATCAAAAAGAAAATCAGCAATCTGAATTAGGAACAGAAGAGAGTGATGATATTTTATTTTCTGCACCTTCAGCACTTGAACTAGCTCGTCAGCAAGAGACAGACGCATTACAACCTAAAGCAGAACAAGAAGATGATTTGCCATCTTTCTCTGCAACTAATGATATAGCAGATGAACATGTACAAACATTGACGCAACCGCAACCAGCTCCTCTTGTGTCAGCACCCGTTTCGCAACCAACTCATACAGAAGAACCAGAACATTATCGTTTTGATATTCCAGAAGCATTTTTAAAAAAAGAAGCTCAATCAGAAGTGAATGCTCCTCAGGGTTCTGCTTTCTCCTCGATACCAGAAGAAAGTACACCTTCTGTAATGCCATATGTTGAAAATGAACCTATGGCACAGCCATCATCTGTATCAACAGATAGTTTTATGCCAGCAGGCAAAGAAGTTGAACCTACATTCTCGCTAGCACCTGATACAGACTCTTTAACACAAGCAGCTACGGTGGTAGCTGGTGTGACGACTAGTGCTCTTGTTAGCCATGGTTCTCAAGTTAAACAAGGATTAGGCCCTGAATTACCTCGCCCAAATCCAGTGCGGTTGCCTACACGTCGTGAGCTTTATGGCATTCATATTCCTTCACAACGCGAAGCTGAATTACGTCGTCGTGAAGAGGCTATTCAGTCTGAACCTGAAGATGAGTTAGCTGATATTCAAGAACAAGCAAATTTCGAACAAGAGTTGCGCCAGCAATTCCTCGAACAGCAACGTGAACGTTATGGTGAAAACGATAGTACTGATCCTGAAGATATTATTGAGCCTCATCAGCCAAGTATCACAACACCAATATCTTCATTTGGTCATCAACAAGATGAATATCGTGATGAGCCAACAGTTACCGCGAATACATTCTCTTCCACAGAAGAAAATAACAACGATATTGATGAAGATGAGCAATATCAGCAACAGTTGGCAGCACAATTTAAGCAACAATTGCAGGATCGTTATGGCGATGATGTTTCGTTAGATGATGACGAAGATGAGGTTTTACCTCAAATATTAACATCAGCGCCTTCATTGCAAGCAACAACGGGTTATCAGCCTCATATTCAACATTCGTTTGCCTCACAATCAGCGCAACCGACACAAACTATTGAGAAAAAAGTTGAATACCCAGCCAGCAATGCATTTTTACAAATTTCACCTCGAGATGAAGAAGAGGAAGAGTACAGCCCTAAAATTGAGCTAGAAAGAGAGCTCACTGCATTAGAGGCATTCTCACCAATTGATGATCTATTGGATGAAGATCCGATAGAGCCAGTATTTACACCAATTGTTTCTGAACCTGTTACACCACAAGCTGCACCTCAATCACGTATTGAGCCACAGTCTAATATGGCGCAGCATTTTGCACAGCAACAGCAACAGCAACAGCAACAGCAACAGCAACAGCAACAGCAACAGCAACAGCAACAGCAACAGCAACAGCAACAATCTTTAATTCATCCATTGTTGATGCGTAATGATAGGCCGTTGCAAAAGCCAACAACACCAATGCCTTCTCTGGATTTACTAACAACACCGCCAGTAGAAGATGAACCTGTTGATATGTTTGAGCTTGAGCGTATTGGTAAACTTATTGAAGCACGTCTTAATGATTACCGAGTTAAAGCCAAGGTTGTTGGTATTTCACCGGGGCCTGTTATCACTCGTTTTGAACTTGAACTTGCTCCGGGTGTAAAAGCCGCACGTATATCAAATTTATCGCGCGACTTAGCGCGTTCATTGTCTGCTATTGCGGTACGTATTGTTGAAGTTATTCCGGGGAAACCTTATGTAGGACTGGAATTACCTAACAAAAAACGTCAAACCGTATATATGCGTGAATTGTTAGATAGCGAGGCATTCAGAGATAGCCGTTCTCCATTAACCGTTGTTTTAGGTAAAGATATTGGCGGTCAGCCAGTTGTTGCCAATCTAGCTAAAATGCCTCACTTACTTGTTGCTGGTACAACGGGGTCAGGTAAATCTGTCGGTGTGAATGCGATGATCATCAGCATTCTCTATAAAGCGAAACCAGAGGATGTTCGCTTTATTATGATTGATCCTAAAATGCTTGAGCTTTCAGTTTATGAAGGTATTCCACATCTTTTAACTGAAGTTGTTACTGATATGAAAGATGCCGCAAGTGCTCTGCGTTGGAGTGTGGCTGAAATGGAACGTCGTTATAAACTAATGTCAGCATTAGGTGTGCGTAATCTTGCAGGTTATAACGAAAAAATTAAAGAAGCTGAAGCAATGGCACGTCCTATTCCTGATCCATTCTGGAAACCAAGCGACAGTATGGCAACAGAAATACCAACGTTAGAAAAAGAACCTTATATTGTTGTTGTCGTTGATGAATTTGCTGATTTGATGATGACAGCAGGTAAAAAAGTTGAAGAGTTGATTGCTCGCTTAGCGCAAAAAGCACGTGCTGCGGGTATTCACCTTGTGCTTGCGACACAAAGGCCTTCTGTTGATATTATTACAGGCTTAATTAAAGCTAATATTCCGAGCCGTATCGCATTTACTGTATCGAGTAAAATCGACTCTCGAACTATTTTAGACCAAGGTGGTGCAGAGTCATTACTAGGCATGGGTGATATGCTTTATGCACCTAATGGCTTTGTGCCTGAACGTGTTCATGGTGCTTTTGTTAGTGATGATGAAGTCCATGCCGTAGCAACTGATTGGAAAGCTCGAGGTCGTCCTCAATATATTGAAGCCATTACAAAATGTAGCGAAGAAGGTGAAGGCAATAGTGGCGGTGGATATGATGATGGTGAAGAGCTTGATCCTTTGTTTGACCAAGCCGTAGAATTTGTAGTTGAAAAACAACGTGTTTCTATTTCTGGTGTACAACGCCAATTTAGAATTGGTTATAACCGCGCGGCAAGAATTGTGGAACAGATGGAAATGCAAGGTATTGTGAGTGCGCCAAACCACAACAATACTCGTGATGTACTTTCACCACCACCTTCAGATATGTAATATCTTGAAAACACAGTTATCAGCTAATGAGATAGCATGGTAATCTGCACAACATCATCAATAATTTATACGCCGACATTATGTCGGCGTTATCTCATGCCGAGGCTTGTAGAATGAAAAAAGTATTATTTGCAGTGTGTGCGATGACATTAATAAGTAGCCAAGCCGCTTGGGCTGATGCACGCCAGGATTTGCAACAACGATTAAATAAAGTAAATAGTTTTCAAGCAAACTTTAGTCAAACTGTGACCAGCAATGAAGGCTCACTTATCCAAAAGGGGGAAGGAAGTTTAAAAGTACAACGCCCTGATTTGTTTAATTGGCAAATGACTGCTCCGGATGAGAGTACGCTAATCTCCGATGGTAAAACATTGTGGTTTTATAACCCTTTTGTCGAGCAAGTCACAGCAACTTGGCTTGAAAGTGCTACAACCAATACGCCTTTTATGCTGATCGCCCGTAATGACAGTAAAGAGTGGCAAAACTATGATGTAAAACAGTCTGGTGATCGTTTTGAGTTAACTCCTAAAGTAGAAAATAACTTAAAACACTTTACGATAACTGTATTACCTAATGGACAAATTCAGCAATTCGCTGCCACAGAACAAGACGGTCAAGTCAGTAATTACCAATTGACTGCACAGACTGCTGCGCCAATCGATGCTTCCGCGTTTCGCTTTACACCTCCTGCGGGTGTGACTGTGGATGACCAACGTCAGTGAGGATATTTTGAGTAATTTATCACTCGATTTTTCACGCAATGAGTTTCAACCTTTAGCCGCAAGAATGCGACCTGAAACGTTGGAACAATATATCGGACAAACTCATTTACTTGCCGAAGGTAAGCCATTACCTCGAGCAATTAAAGCGGGTCAATTGCATTCCATGATCTTATGGGGGCCTCCTGGCACGGGTAAAACAACCCTTGCTGAGATCATTGGTCGGTACGCGCAAGCTGATATAGAACGATTATCTGCGGTGACATCGGGTATTAAAGAAATCAGAGAATCTATTGAAATTGCACGTCAAAACCGCAATGCAGGGCGCAGAACGATCTTGTTTGTTGATGAGGTTCACCGTTTCAATAAGAGTCAACAAGATGCTTTTTTGCCTCATATTGAAGACGGTACGATCACTTTTATTGGTGCAACAACAGAAAATCCCTCTTTTGAATTAAATTCCGCGTTGCTATCCAGAGCAAGAGTTTATCTATTACGTTCATTAACCGAAGCTGATATTGAGCAAGTGCTACAACAAGCGCTAGACGATCCAGAACGAGGTTTAGGCGGGCGTAATATTATCTTGCCAGATGATACGCGCAAAATGATTGCACAACTGGTTAATGGTGATGCACGTCGTTCATTAAATTTACTTGAAATGATGGCGGATATTGCTGAGGTTGATAATCAAGGAATACGAGTATTAACGCCGGCATTACTGACAGAAATCAGTGGTGAACGTAGTGCTCGTTTTGATAATAAAGGTGATCGCTTTTACGATCTTATTTCTGCATTACATAAGTCAGTCAGGGGATCTGCACCTGATGCTGCTCTTTATTGGTATGCAAGGATCATAACAGCGGGTGGCGATCCGCTTTATGTGGCTCGTCGGTTATTGGCGATTGCGTCAGAAGATGTGGGAAATGCTGATCCTCGCGCTATGCAAGTGGCAATTGCTGCATGGGATTGCTTTACTCGAGTGGGTCCCGCAGAAGGTGAGCGCGCTATTGCTCAAGCAATTGTATATCTGGCTTGCGCACCAAAAAGTAATGCCGTTTATACCGCATTTAAAGCAGCTATTGTCGATGCAAAAAGTAAGCCAGATTATGATGTACCTGAGCATTTACGTAATGCACCAACAAAATTAATGAAAGAAATGGGGCTTGGTGCTGAATATCGTTATGCTCATGATGAGCCTAATGGTTATGCTGCTGGAGAGGTCTATTTCCCTAAAGAAATGGCAAATACGCAGTACTATTACCCAGTAAAAAGAGGGTTAGAGATCAAGGTTGCAGAGAAATTAGACTGGCTATCTCAACAAGATCAAAATAGTGTTACAAAACGCTATCGCAAAATGTAAAGATGCGGTAAGGTTATTAAATTATCATTAATTTCTTAACTATGCCTTGTCTCAGGTATCTTTTTATAAGATAGGAGAGAAGGTTTTTATTAATCTATCAATAAGCACAGGATAAGCATGCTCGATCCAAATCTACTGCGTAATGAGCTAGACGCGGTCGCCGAAAAACTGGCTCGCAGGGGGTTCACCCTCGATGTGGAAAAAATCCGTCAACAAGAAGAACGCCGTAAGGTGTTACAGGTTGAAACTGAATCCCTGCAAGCAGAACGTAATTCTCGATCGAAGTCCATTGGTGCGGCAAAAGCGCGTGGTGAAGATATTGAGCCACTTCGTCAAGAAGTTAACCTGTTAGGTGAAAAACTTGAAGCTGCAAAAGCCGAACTTGAAGTGCTTCAAGCGGAAATTCGTGATTACGTTTTAACTATTCCAAACATGCCAGACGATGCTGTTCCAAATGGCAAAGATGACAGCGAAAACGTTGAAGTTTCTCGTTGGGGCACACCAAAGACTTATGATTTTGAATTAAAAGATCATGTGACTTTAGGTGAACTAACAGATGGTTTAGATTTTGCTTCAGCGGT
Protein-coding sequences here:
- the lolA gene encoding outer membrane lipoprotein chaperone LolA, encoding MKKVLFAVCAMTLISSQAAWADARQDLQQRLNKVNSFQANFSQTVTSNEGSLIQKGEGSLKVQRPDLFNWQMTAPDESTLISDGKTLWFYNPFVEQVTATWLESATTNTPFMLIARNDSKEWQNYDVKQSGDRFELTPKVENNLKHFTITVLPNGQIQQFAATEQDGQVSNYQLTAQTAAPIDASAFRFTPPAGVTVDDQRQ
- a CDS encoding replication-associated recombination protein A, translated to MSNLSLDFSRNEFQPLAARMRPETLEQYIGQTHLLAEGKPLPRAIKAGQLHSMILWGPPGTGKTTLAEIIGRYAQADIERLSAVTSGIKEIRESIEIARQNRNAGRRTILFVDEVHRFNKSQQDAFLPHIEDGTITFIGATTENPSFELNSALLSRARVYLLRSLTEADIEQVLQQALDDPERGLGGRNIILPDDTRKMIAQLVNGDARRSLNLLEMMADIAEVDNQGIRVLTPALLTEISGERSARFDNKGDRFYDLISALHKSVRGSAPDAALYWYARIITAGGDPLYVARRLLAIASEDVGNADPRAMQVAIAAWDCFTRVGPAEGERAIAQAIVYLACAPKSNAVYTAFKAAIVDAKSKPDYDVPEHLRNAPTKLMKEMGLGAEYRYAHDEPNGYAAGEVYFPKEMANTQYYYPVKRGLEIKVAEKLDWLSQQDQNSVTKRYRKM
- the cydD gene encoding heme ABC transporter permease/ATP-binding protein CydD, which produces MDKTKQSELVRWLKQQSAPARRWLRLSMILGVVSGLLIIAQAWLLAVLLQAFIMDSLSRDTHIPTFLTLIGIFILRAVVMAIRERVGYRCGMAVRQQIRKIVLDRLEELGPVWVKGKPAGNWATIILEQIEDMQDYYARYIPQMYLATIVPILILITIFPVNWAAGLILFFTAPLIPLFMALVGLGAADANRRNFLALGRLSGNFLDRLRGLDTLRLFNRGNAEVKQITEATEDFRKRTMEVLRMAFLSSGVLEFFTAVSIAVVAVYFGFSYLGELNFGSYGLGVTLFSGFLALILAPEFFQPLRDLGTYYHAKAQAIGAAESLVEFLEAEGEKPQFIGNERINATDSIEITAHELEILSHQGVKLAGPLNFTINPNQRIAIVGLSGAGKSSLLNALLGFLPYRGSLKVNGIELTQLSPEAWRQCLSWVGQNPNLPEQTLLDNIRLSNPNASDEQINLAIEKAYVSDFINELPDGLNTIIGDSAARLSVGQAQRIAVARALLSPCQFLLLDEPAASLDSHSEQRVMHALNNASLNQTTLLITHLLEETLGYDQIWVMEKGQIIETGTYASLSQQNGAFARLLAHRKEEL
- a CDS encoding DNA translocase FtsK 4TM domain-containing protein, with protein sequence MSQEYTEDKNIRLTKISNRRRIWEAILILIGIGAVFLMVSLLSFHPSDPSWSQTTWNEPIQNLGGSIGAWLADILFSAFGLLAYAIPVVVVFGCWNSLRYQQNREYTDFFSLALRTIGALALIFTSCALADLNFDDIYNFSSGGVIGSLFSKALLPWFNVLGATLALLSVWAIGFTLFTGWSWLTITEKIGAVILGSVGFITNRGQNEADYADEEEEDGTQDVATEIAENSNQKENQQSELGTEESDDILFSAPSALELARQQETDALQPKAEQEDDLPSFSATNDIADEHVQTLTQPQPAPLVSAPVSQPTHTEEPEHYRFDIPEAFLKKEAQSEVNAPQGSAFSSIPEESTPSVMPYVENEPMAQPSSVSTDSFMPAGKEVEPTFSLAPDTDSLTQAATVVAGVTTSALVSHGSQVKQGLGPELPRPNPVRLPTRRELYGIHIPSQREAELRRREEAIQSEPEDELADIQEQANFEQELRQQFLEQQRERYGENDSTDPEDIIEPHQPSITTPISSFGHQQDEYRDEPTVTANTFSSTEENNNDIDEDEQYQQQLAAQFKQQLQDRYGDDVSLDDDEDEVLPQILTSAPSLQATTGYQPHIQHSFASQSAQPTQTIEKKVEYPASNAFLQISPRDEEEEEYSPKIELERELTALEAFSPIDDLLDEDPIEPVFTPIVSEPVTPQAAPQSRIEPQSNMAQHFAQQQQQQQQQQQQQQQQQQQQQQQQQQQSLIHPLLMRNDRPLQKPTTPMPSLDLLTTPPVEDEPVDMFELERIGKLIEARLNDYRVKAKVVGISPGPVITRFELELAPGVKAARISNLSRDLARSLSAIAVRIVEVIPGKPYVGLELPNKKRQTVYMRELLDSEAFRDSRSPLTVVLGKDIGGQPVVANLAKMPHLLVAGTTGSGKSVGVNAMIISILYKAKPEDVRFIMIDPKMLELSVYEGIPHLLTEVVTDMKDAASALRWSVAEMERRYKLMSALGVRNLAGYNEKIKEAEAMARPIPDPFWKPSDSMATEIPTLEKEPYIVVVVDEFADLMMTAGKKVEELIARLAQKARAAGIHLVLATQRPSVDIITGLIKANIPSRIAFTVSSKIDSRTILDQGGAESLLGMGDMLYAPNGFVPERVHGAFVSDDEVHAVATDWKARGRPQYIEAITKCSEEGEGNSGGGYDDGEELDPLFDQAVEFVVEKQRVSISGVQRQFRIGYNRAARIVEQMEMQGIVSAPNHNNTRDVLSPPPSDM
- the trxB gene encoding thioredoxin-disulfide reductase — protein: MSTIKHSKLIILGSGPAGYTAAVYAARANLEPVLITGVEKGGQLTTTTEVENWPGDPEGLTGPGLMDRMFQHAEKFNTEIISDHINKVDLKNRPFRLFGDEQEYTCDALIIATGASARYIGLPSEESFKGRGVSACATCDGFFYRNQKVAVVGGGNTAVEEALYLSNIASEVHLIHRRDSFRSEKILINRLMDKVNSGNIILHTDRTLDEVLGDDMGVTKVRLKDTKSDKTEELDVMGVFIAIGHSPNTAIFDGQLELDNGYIKVQSGTQGNATQTSIEGVFAAGDVMDHIYRQAITSAGTGCMAALDAERYLDALKSN
- the lrp gene encoding leucine-responsive transcriptional regulator Lrp, with product MIDNKKRPGKDLDRIDRNILNELQKDGRISNVELSKRVGLSPTPCLERVRRLERQGFISGYTALLNPHYLDASLLVFVEITLNRGAPDVFEQFNMAVQKLEEIQECHLVSGDFDYLLKTRVPDMSAYRKLLGETLLRLPGVNDTRTYVVMEEVKQSNRLVIKTR